The following are encoded together in the Thermosipho affectus genome:
- a CDS encoding AAA family ATPase has product MTLEEAKILSKKIMESNEIPLLIGHFGVGKTDIIKEIAKETNRKLIILVLSQMEPGDLIGLPSRENNKTVFLAPDWWPEYENTIIFLDEINRSHRSIRNAIMQLLIDKRIHNHILPKGTWIVASMNPPDEEYDQVDLITDPAFLSRFFILEVSPDTTEWINWAKNNHLPNEIIEFIEKNPEFLHTSNYISLKTTLKPSPRSWYKLGNVLKNLTEDEKRQYGYQLASGILGPEAAKIFIENITSNIPTAREIIINGKIPKNLELHDANSLILRIIDFLTNLTEDEAKNLINNVETISKNLLSVSSIVPKDVFFSLVRLLSELSNEPGFKGLICDKILEKISI; this is encoded by the coding sequence TTGACGCTGGAAGAAGCCAAAATACTATCGAAAAAAATAATGGAAAGTAACGAAATTCCACTTCTAATAGGTCATTTTGGTGTAGGAAAAACTGACATAATAAAAGAAATTGCAAAAGAAACAAACAGAAAACTAATCATACTTGTATTATCCCAAATGGAACCTGGAGATTTAATAGGACTTCCTTCAAGAGAAAATAATAAAACAGTTTTTTTGGCACCAGATTGGTGGCCTGAATACGAAAATACCATAATTTTTTTAGATGAGATAAACCGCTCTCACAGAAGCATAAGAAACGCAATAATGCAACTCTTAATTGATAAGCGTATTCACAACCATATTCTTCCAAAAGGAACATGGATAGTAGCTTCTATGAACCCGCCAGATGAAGAGTATGATCAAGTAGATTTAATAACTGATCCCGCCTTTTTATCAAGATTTTTTATCTTAGAAGTTTCACCAGATACAACTGAGTGGATCAATTGGGCAAAAAATAATCATTTACCAAATGAAATAATAGAATTTATAGAGAAAAATCCAGAATTTCTCCATACTTCAAATTATATATCTTTAAAAACTACGCTAAAACCAAGCCCTAGAAGTTGGTACAAATTAGGAAATGTTTTAAAAAATCTAACCGAGGATGAAAAAAGACAATACGGATATCAACTCGCATCTGGAATTTTAGGCCCAGAAGCTGCAAAAATCTTTATAGAGAATATCACTTCTAATATTCCTACCGCAAGAGAAATCATTATTAATGGAAAAATACCAAAGAATCTAGAATTACACGATGCAAACTCTTTAATTTTAAGAATAATTGATTTCTTGACAAATTTGACAGAAGATGAAGCAAAAAATTTAATCAACAACGTGGAAACTATTTCCAAAAATCTATTATCCGTATCTTCAATTGTACCTAAAGACGTATTTTTTAGTTTAGTTCGATTACTCAGCGAACTTTCAAATGAACCTGGCTTTAAAGGTCTAATATGTGATAAAATCCTGGAAAAAATATCTATATAA
- the scpB gene encoding SMC-Scp complex subunit ScpB, translating to MDMEKIAIVESLIFASKGIQKEKIIEITQIDEKKLEEIIKNLEKKYNLNEESGIELRNIDGYIKFFTKKKFSTYVEKVVKRRSLSTLSTSQLEIVIFLASTKNATKKEIDGIRGKDSTNIIKQLLMNGVIKRKKKGRKYIYSLTETFKEETFIEDLLVELGGVQFDAGRSQNTIEKNNGK from the coding sequence ATGGATATGGAAAAAATAGCAATAGTTGAGTCATTAATTTTTGCTTCAAAAGGTATTCAAAAAGAAAAGATAATTGAAATAACACAAATAGACGAAAAAAAATTAGAAGAAATAATTAAAAATCTAGAAAAAAAATACAATCTAAACGAAGAATCAGGTATAGAATTAAGAAACATAGATGGATATATAAAATTTTTTACAAAGAAAAAATTTTCAACATATGTTGAAAAAGTGGTTAAAAGGCGTTCTTTGAGTACTCTCTCAACTTCTCAACTTGAAATTGTTATCTTTCTTGCATCAACAAAAAACGCTACCAAAAAGGAAATCGATGGAATCAGAGGAAAAGATTCAACAAACATTATAAAACAATTACTTATGAATGGCGTTATAAAAAGAAAAAAGAAGGGGAGGAAATACATTTACAGCCTTACTGAAACTTTCAAAGAAGAAACTTTTATTGAAGATCTCTTAGTCGAATTAGGAGGTGTACAATTTGACGCTGGAAGAAGCCAAAATACTATCGAAAAAAATAATGGAAAGTAA
- a CDS encoding segregation and condensation protein A: MEFIFKFEEFEGPLDLILFLIQKKKLSIREIPISQLADEFYQYLQKMKEFNLKITSEFIATAAYLMELKSKSLLPRSSEDKEFIKSKEKLYFQVEQYAKLKEMVKKIKKAENVSIKNIPVSVKTVFPKINEKKLQKLISSIIKEVELKQKVYKIKKEDISIETVMSQILNDTEKNLINILKNSKNKYEIIIKFLAILELVKLKKIIIEENLFIRRI, encoded by the coding sequence ATGGAATTTATCTTCAAATTTGAAGAATTTGAAGGACCTTTAGATCTAATTCTTTTTCTTATACAAAAAAAGAAATTAAGTATCAGGGAAATACCGATTTCCCAGCTTGCTGACGAATTTTATCAATATCTACAAAAAATGAAAGAATTTAATCTAAAAATAACATCTGAATTTATTGCAACTGCTGCATATCTTATGGAGCTAAAATCTAAAAGTCTACTTCCTAGAAGCTCAGAAGATAAAGAATTTATAAAATCAAAAGAAAAACTTTACTTTCAAGTCGAACAATATGCTAAATTAAAAGAAATGGTAAAAAAGATAAAAAAAGCAGAAAATGTTAGTATTAAAAATATTCCCGTATCTGTAAAAACGGTATTTCCTAAAATTAACGAGAAAAAATTACAGAAACTAATCTCTTCTATCATAAAAGAAGTGGAGTTAAAACAAAAAGTTTACAAAATAAAGAAAGAAGATATTTCTATTGAGACAGTAATGAGTCAAATTTTAAATGATACAGAAAAAAATTTAATAAATATTCTAAAAAACTCAAAAAACAAATATGAAATTATAATAAAATTTTTGGCAATTTTGGAACTTGTAAAACTCAAAAAAATAATAATAGAAGAAAACCTCTTTATAAGGAGAATTTAA
- a CDS encoding CBS domain-containing protein, whose product MNVKKWLLTHFPSLKKNETIGNALRKMRDFSCDYCIVLDENEKFEGVVYKSSIRDSELDEPLDMYITFPDFYVVEDSNVEEAALMLIENKDQILPVVNNNAEVIGVLTVQEVLEAFTELSAMDEQGTRIVLELEDKPGELKRVIDVLANNKMNILSILTLKENDKRQVSIKIQCEDPETVANLLEIYKIKYLSIIEEEGF is encoded by the coding sequence ATGAATGTAAAAAAATGGTTACTTACACATTTTCCTTCATTGAAAAAAAATGAAACAATCGGTAATGCATTAAGGAAAATGAGGGACTTTTCTTGTGATTATTGTATAGTTTTAGATGAAAATGAAAAATTTGAAGGAGTAGTATACAAATCAAGCATTAGAGATTCAGAATTAGATGAGCCATTAGATATGTATATAACATTTCCAGACTTTTACGTGGTAGAAGACTCAAATGTTGAAGAAGCAGCATTAATGTTAATTGAAAACAAAGACCAAATATTACCAGTCGTCAATAACAACGCAGAAGTAATTGGTGTATTAACTGTTCAGGAGGTACTTGAGGCATTTACAGAACTCTCTGCTATGGATGAACAAGGCACAAGGATTGTACTAGAACTTGAAGACAAACCAGGTGAATTAAAAAGGGTTATTGATGTCCTTGCAAATAACAAAATGAATATACTTTCCATATTAACATTAAAGGAAAATGATAAAAGACAAGTATCTATAAAAATCCAATGCGAGGATCCAGAAACAGTTGCAAATTTACTTGAAATATACAAGATAAAATACCTTTCAATCATTGAAGAAGAAGGATTTTAA
- the coaBC gene encoding bifunctional phosphopantothenoylcysteine decarboxylase/phosphopantothenate--cysteine ligase CoaBC — MPHILLGVSSGIAIYKTVDLVSKLRKENFEIDVIMSENTTKLISPSVFSAVGNCNVYTDTYQINGGYIIHTELSKKTDIFLLAPATANTIAKIANGFGDNLLTTTAIALPNNTPKVFVPTMNTRMYENKITLENIQKLKKIGWYLVEPETGHLACGDVGKGRYPENSKIIEMLKIILEEKKLNGKKILITAGPTQESIDPIRYITNHSSGKMGYALTKISKRMGAYVTLISGPTNIEKPYFIDEYIEIRTADEMYNEVVKRFKNFDIVIMTAAVADYTPVRKEDKKIKKANESLILELKRTKDILKEISRQRLKNQVIVGFAAETENIIEYGKEKLEKKQVNYIIANNASKVMGSNYSEVFLISKTQVLKFEGSKEYVAKKILDTISSNI; from the coding sequence ATGCCACATATACTTTTAGGCGTGTCAAGTGGTATAGCAATATACAAAACTGTCGACTTAGTCAGTAAATTAAGAAAAGAAAATTTTGAAATAGATGTAATAATGAGTGAAAACACAACAAAACTTATATCACCTTCTGTTTTCTCCGCAGTTGGAAATTGTAACGTATACACCGATACATATCAAATAAATGGAGGATATATAATACACACAGAACTTTCCAAAAAAACAGATATCTTTTTACTTGCTCCTGCAACTGCAAATACAATTGCAAAAATTGCAAACGGTTTTGGTGATAATCTTTTAACAACAACGGCAATAGCACTTCCAAATAATACGCCTAAAGTGTTTGTTCCAACGATGAATACTAGGATGTATGAAAATAAAATCACACTAGAAAACATACAAAAACTAAAAAAAATTGGCTGGTATTTAGTGGAACCAGAAACAGGTCACCTTGCCTGTGGAGATGTGGGAAAAGGAAGATACCCAGAAAATTCCAAAATAATTGAAATGTTGAAAATCATATTAGAAGAAAAAAAATTAAACGGCAAAAAAATTTTAATTACTGCTGGCCCAACCCAAGAAAGTATAGATCCTATAAGATACATAACCAACCATTCTAGCGGAAAAATGGGATATGCACTTACTAAAATTTCAAAAAGAATGGGGGCATATGTAACACTAATCTCAGGACCTACAAACATTGAAAAACCATACTTTATAGATGAATACATAGAAATTAGAACGGCAGATGAAATGTACAATGAAGTTGTTAAACGTTTTAAAAACTTTGACATTGTAATAATGACTGCTGCAGTTGCAGATTACACACCTGTTAGAAAGGAAGATAAAAAAATTAAAAAAGCTAATGAATCATTAATACTAGAACTTAAAAGAACAAAAGATATTTTAAAAGAAATTTCTAGACAAAGACTTAAAAACCAAGTAATTGTAGGATTTGCAGCAGAAACGGAAAATATAATAGAATACGGAAAAGAAAAGTTAGAAAAAAAACAAGTTAATTACATAATAGCAAATAACGCTTCTAAAGTAATGGGAAGCAATTACTCTGAAGTATTTTTAATTTCAAAAACACAAGTTTTAAAATTTGAAGGGAGTAAAGAATACGTTGCAAAAAAAATACTTGATACTATATCTTCTAATATTTAA
- the panB gene encoding 3-methyl-2-oxobutanoate hydroxymethyltransferase, which yields MNIQRLINMKGKEKIVMVTAYDTPSAKIAEKAGVDIILVGDSLGNNVLGYNSTIPVTMDEIIIHLKAVKRGAPNSFIVADMPFLSYGCSLEESIKNAGLLIKNGANAVKIEGGKIHCNLIRKCINIGIPVMGHLGFTPQSLNIFGGYKVQGKEQSSKEIILENAVQLEKCGVFSIVLEMLTEDVSKQITEKLSIPTIGIGAGRFCDGQVLVFHDIVGLNPEFKPKFSKQYANTFTIMLDALNAYKEDVKTNKFPEEKHIFKGGK from the coding sequence ATGAACATCCAAAGATTAATAAACATGAAAGGCAAAGAAAAAATAGTAATGGTAACAGCTTATGATACACCATCTGCTAAAATTGCCGAAAAAGCAGGTGTAGATATAATTTTGGTAGGAGATTCACTTGGAAATAATGTACTCGGATACAATTCAACTATTCCTGTAACAATGGATGAAATAATTATACATCTCAAAGCAGTAAAAAGGGGAGCTCCAAATTCTTTTATAGTTGCAGATATGCCATTCCTTTCATATGGTTGTAGCTTAGAAGAATCCATTAAAAACGCAGGATTACTGATTAAAAATGGAGCAAATGCAGTTAAAATCGAAGGTGGGAAAATCCACTGCAATTTAATAAGAAAATGCATAAATATTGGCATCCCAGTTATGGGACACTTAGGATTTACCCCTCAATCGTTAAATATTTTTGGTGGATATAAAGTTCAAGGGAAAGAACAAAGTTCCAAAGAAATAATACTTGAAAACGCAGTACAATTAGAAAAATGTGGGGTATTTTCAATAGTTCTTGAAATGCTAACGGAAGATGTTTCAAAACAAATAACAGAAAAACTCTCTATTCCCACAATTGGCATAGGTGCAGGTAGATTTTGTGATGGACAAGTTTTGGTATTTCATGATATAGTTGGACTAAATCCGGAATTTAAACCAAAATTTTCAAAACAATATGCCAACACATTTACTATAATGCTAGATGCACTAAATGCATACAAAGAAGATGTGAAAACAAATAAATTTCCAGAAGAAAAACATATCTTCAAAGGAGGAAAATAA
- a CDS encoding MBL fold metallo-hydrolase, protein MIKNISNKIYVIENELAANSTLIIGKKGNILIDTSLFPKKAMKIKQFSKDISGKDISLVINTHYHPDHTFGNSAFDCPIVSHKLTREFMKQMDENYLKQLKLEDIEIKLPNVVFENYFEYEDGIKLVIYSGPGHTLDSSYIHIESENIIIAGDTIITDIHPEIVPDSDLELWINTLENMPKVSNIIPGHGKIGNKEDIDKMIDYLEKIKQMKSGNINAYKLENDPNFKNRKHPELLKWSLENLLPS, encoded by the coding sequence ATGATTAAAAACATAAGCAACAAAATTTATGTTATCGAAAATGAACTTGCCGCAAATAGTACACTTATAATAGGGAAAAAAGGGAATATACTAATAGATACTTCACTTTTCCCAAAAAAAGCAATGAAAATAAAGCAATTTTCAAAAGATATTTCTGGAAAGGACATCTCTTTGGTTATAAACACACACTATCATCCTGACCATACTTTTGGAAACTCTGCATTTGATTGTCCCATTGTTTCACATAAATTGACAAGGGAATTTATGAAACAAATGGACGAAAACTATCTAAAACAACTTAAATTAGAAGACATTGAGATAAAACTTCCAAATGTAGTATTTGAAAATTATTTTGAATATGAAGACGGTATAAAACTTGTTATATATAGTGGTCCTGGTCATACCTTAGATTCATCTTATATACACATTGAATCAGAAAATATCATAATTGCAGGAGATACAATAATTACAGACATTCATCCAGAAATAGTTCCAGATAGCGATCTAGAACTTTGGATAAATACACTTGAAAATATGCCCAAAGTTTCAAACATAATTCCAGGACATGGAAAAATTGGAAATAAAGAAGATATCGATAAAATGATTGACTATTTAGAGAAAATAAAACAAATGAAATCTGGAAATATAAACGCCTACAAATTAGAAAATGATCCGAATTTCAAAAATCGGAAACATCCAGAATTACTAAAATGGAGTTTAGAAAATCTCCTTCCCTCTTAA
- a CDS encoding polysaccharide pyruvyl transferase family protein — protein MNLSKTILLVGYYGFGNFGDELMRKSIKTFLKGKNFNVLELLPKDKLSHGGYNRFNLVSVISAILKSDVVVCGGGGILQDKTSLRSFIYYYTIFKLSLLLKKPVVFFGNSFGPLNYYFSRVLLKDLLKNDNLYIFARDPVSYKFSKCFNENTYLCTDPGIMGLSDKELSFEKKAVIIPRKIKSYIPILFDLKRKGIKEVVFLPFSPEDVNLAKKLSNFSIKGLKMYFSSDISEIFSSSIVISERFHGSLIAAFYGKPFVSIKDEKFRRFFSKYENNDTYFANNLFEVALKLKDIQPPNISKKMKEECVQMYRMLEKLLLNIIR, from the coding sequence TTGAATTTATCAAAAACTATACTACTTGTAGGATACTATGGTTTTGGAAATTTTGGTGATGAGCTTATGAGAAAAAGTATAAAAACATTTCTTAAAGGTAAGAACTTTAATGTTTTGGAGTTATTACCAAAAGATAAATTATCACATGGAGGTTACAATAGATTTAATTTAGTTTCTGTTATTTCCGCAATTTTAAAGTCAGACGTGGTCGTTTGTGGTGGTGGTGGCATTTTACAGGATAAGACAAGCTTAAGGAGTTTTATTTATTACTATACTATTTTTAAGTTATCATTGCTCTTGAAAAAGCCTGTTGTGTTTTTTGGAAATAGTTTTGGCCCTTTAAATTATTATTTTTCGCGGGTACTTTTAAAAGATTTGCTAAAAAATGATAATTTGTACATTTTTGCAAGGGATCCTGTTTCATACAAATTTTCAAAGTGTTTTAATGAAAACACATATCTTTGCACTGACCCTGGAATAATGGGCTTGAGTGATAAAGAACTTTCATTTGAGAAGAAGGCAGTAATAATTCCCAGAAAGATTAAAAGTTATATACCTATTTTATTCGATTTGAAAAGAAAAGGTATAAAAGAGGTAGTTTTTCTTCCGTTCTCTCCTGAGGATGTTAATCTTGCAAAAAAACTTTCAAATTTTTCAATTAAGGGTTTAAAAATGTACTTTTCTAGTGATATTAGTGAGATTTTTAGTTCAAGTATTGTGATCTCTGAAAGGTTTCACGGTTCTTTGATTGCGGCTTTCTATGGAAAACCATTTGTTTCAATTAAAGATGAAAAATTTAGAAGATTTTTTTCAAAATATGAAAATAACGATACATACTTTGCGAACAACTTATTTGAAGTTGCCTTAAAGTTAAAAGATATTCAACCTCCAAATATTAGTAAAAAGATGAAAGAAGAATGTGTTCAAATGTATAGAATGCTTGAAAAACTTCTTTTGAATATTATACGGTAA
- a CDS encoding ABC transporter ATP-binding protein: MKTILETKNICFEYENFKLKNINISLKHGDFVGIIGPNGSGKSTTLKLITKLIKPKSGKVFIFGKNLEKASRSFIASKVSFVRQEFNPTFEFKVKDIIELGAIHIKKSFFNTVNDSSKIKKCLAMVELTGYENRYFSTLSGGEQRRVLIARSLFQETPIIIVDELTAHLDISHAIQIVEILKKLTESGKSILAAFHNINIASKYCNYLYALKDGELIFQGTPKDVINKENIKKLYNKEFYILNHPVYNYPVVTV; the protein is encoded by the coding sequence ATGAAAACAATTCTTGAGACAAAAAATATTTGTTTTGAATATGAAAATTTCAAATTAAAAAACATAAATATCTCTTTAAAACATGGAGATTTTGTGGGAATAATAGGGCCAAATGGTAGCGGAAAATCTACTACCTTAAAATTAATTACAAAATTAATAAAGCCAAAATCTGGGAAAGTATTTATTTTTGGAAAAAACTTGGAAAAGGCCTCACGCTCTTTTATAGCTTCAAAAGTATCTTTCGTAAGGCAAGAATTTAACCCTACTTTTGAATTCAAAGTCAAGGATATTATCGAGCTTGGAGCTATACATATAAAAAAAAGTTTTTTTAACACCGTTAATGATTCATCAAAAATAAAAAAATGTCTAGCTATGGTAGAATTAACAGGATATGAAAACAGATACTTCTCCACATTAAGTGGTGGAGAGCAACGTAGAGTTTTAATAGCAAGAAGTTTGTTTCAAGAAACCCCTATAATAATTGTAGATGAACTTACTGCTCATTTGGATATTTCGCATGCAATTCAAATTGTAGAAATTTTAAAGAAACTTACAGAATCAGGAAAAAGTATTTTAGCCGCATTCCATAACATTAATATTGCCTCAAAATATTGTAATTACCTCTATGCATTAAAAGATGGGGAATTAATATTTCAAGGCACGCCCAAAGATGTTATTAACAAAGAAAATATTAAAAAGTTATACAATAAGGAATTTTACATACTAAATCATCCAGTATATAATTATCCTGTAGTTACCGTATAA
- a CDS encoding transglycosylase SLT domain-containing protein: MKKWTFVFVFLILFSIVYALPGEWFRNFVKEYRRAYGLPADDELLIKIEDAILDASKETGLDPLLITSVIIVESEFRNVIGLYGELGMMQIKPETADFVANYYNLKKPKEGWTRILWDFKLNIKIGSYYLKYLYDKFGNIQEAVKHYNGGIYKEQYAERILEKYQQMLKVASVYENNS, encoded by the coding sequence ATGAAAAAATGGACTTTTGTTTTTGTGTTTTTGATATTATTTTCAATCGTATATGCTCTTCCCGGTGAATGGTTTAGAAATTTTGTAAAAGAATACAGAAGAGCATATGGTTTACCAGCAGACGATGAGTTGTTAATAAAAATAGAAGATGCAATATTAGATGCTTCAAAGGAAACAGGGCTTGATCCACTTCTAATAACTTCTGTCATAATAGTTGAAAGTGAATTCAGAAATGTGATAGGACTTTACGGGGAACTTGGAATGATGCAGATAAAACCTGAAACGGCGGATTTTGTTGCAAATTATTATAACCTAAAAAAACCTAAAGAAGGCTGGACAAGAATATTGTGGGATTTTAAATTAAATATAAAAATAGGAAGTTATTATTTAAAGTACCTTTACGATAAATTTGGAAACATTCAAGAAGCTGTAAAACACTACAACGGTGGTATTTACAAAGAACAATATGCTGAAAGAATATTAGAAAAATACCAACAAATGTTAAAGGTGGCAAGTGTATATGAAAACAATTCTTGA
- a CDS encoding divergent PAP2 family protein, producing MHLLANNALLTAFFAFLIAQFLKVLIYKDIKSFGRYGGMPSAHVATVSALAWKVARITGYDSPNTAIAAIFLAIIASDAVGLRRKVDPNSGHTFIEALAGFLLGTFLAFIIPK from the coding sequence ATGCACTTACTAGCAAACAATGCATTGTTAACAGCCTTCTTCGCATTTTTAATCGCTCAATTTTTAAAAGTTCTAATTTATAAAGATATTAAAAGTTTTGGAAGGTATGGAGGAATGCCAAGCGCACATGTTGCAACTGTATCTGCACTGGCCTGGAAGGTGGCACGTATTACTGGATATGACTCACCTAATACTGCAATAGCTGCTATTTTTCTTGCTATAATTGCATCTGATGCTGTAGGGTTAAGGAGAAAAGTTGATCCAAATAGTGGTCATACATTTATTGAAGCACTTGCAGGCTTTCTACTAGGTACTTTTTTGGCATTTATTATTCCAAAATAG
- a CDS encoding ATP-binding protein — MDFISLTFFSRSENIKIARSVIQNFLAQKGIKEQDIFDTELAVNEAIANVIEHTYKFQRDKTIIMTLKWLEPNILEVYLRDFGEKVDPAKVKPRKLEEIRPGGLGVYIIKKIFNKMEFKDVENGNLLYLLKKYEI; from the coding sequence ATGGATTTTATTTCTTTAACCTTTTTCTCAAGAAGTGAAAATATAAAAATTGCAAGAAGTGTAATTCAAAACTTCTTAGCTCAAAAAGGAATAAAAGAGCAAGATATTTTTGATACAGAACTTGCTGTAAACGAAGCAATCGCCAATGTAATAGAGCACACTTACAAATTTCAAAGAGATAAAACAATAATAATGACCTTAAAATGGCTTGAACCCAATATATTGGAAGTATATCTTAGAGATTTTGGTGAAAAAGTTGATCCTGCAAAAGTAAAACCAAGAAAACTAGAAGAAATTAGACCTGGGGGATTGGGGGTATACATAATAAAAAAGATATTCAACAAAATGGAATTTAAAGATGTAGAAAATGGAAATTTGTTATACCTATTAAAAAAGTATGAAATTTAG
- a CDS encoding epoxyqueuosine reductase QueH: MLLHVCCAPDLVAAYFHWKDKIKYIYFFNPNIHPKEEYKKRLNEVKKLAKLWNLTFIESDYNIEEFFKVIKGLENLGENSKRCDKCIYFRLLNTAKKAKELKLSSFATTLTASRKKVLEKINNIGKIVEEEEKIEYIESFFRKGNESHLAAKFVKENQIYRQNYCGCIFSKIESKKRFEKILERSKNNLEKLGLSNLEILPESFKITKESKRKITENFFEVVKSIRPKILIVDSYIKNKFNLKEGWNKFGNYNQKVKIIKENL, from the coding sequence ATGCTACTACATGTATGTTGCGCTCCTGATCTTGTAGCAGCGTACTTTCACTGGAAAGATAAAATAAAATACATTTACTTTTTTAATCCCAACATTCATCCTAAAGAAGAATACAAAAAAAGGCTAAATGAAGTTAAAAAACTGGCAAAGCTCTGGAATTTGACATTCATTGAAAGTGATTACAACATAGAAGAATTCTTCAAAGTAATAAAAGGGTTAGAGAATCTTGGTGAAAATTCAAAAAGATGCGACAAATGTATCTATTTTAGGCTATTAAACACCGCAAAAAAAGCAAAAGAACTTAAATTAAGTTCCTTTGCAACAACTTTAACAGCTTCTAGAAAAAAAGTTTTGGAAAAAATAAACAATATTGGTAAAATAGTTGAGGAAGAGGAAAAAATTGAATATATTGAAAGCTTTTTTAGAAAAGGTAATGAATCTCATCTTGCTGCAAAATTTGTAAAAGAAAACCAAATATACAGACAAAACTATTGTGGTTGTATTTTCTCAAAAATAGAAAGCAAAAAAAGATTTGAAAAGATTTTAGAAAGATCAAAAAATAATCTTGAAAAGCTTGGTTTGAGTAATTTGGAAATATTACCAGAATCTTTTAAAATCACAAAGGAATCCAAAAGAAAAATTACAGAAAACTTCTTTGAGGTAGTAAAATCAATAAGACCCAAAATATTGATTGTAGATAGCTATATAAAGAACAAGTTCAATCTAAAAGAAGGCTGGAATAAATTTGGAAATTACAACCAAAAAGTAAAGATTATAAAGGAGAATCTATGA
- the dtd gene encoding D-aminoacyl-tRNA deacylase produces the protein MRAVIQRVNNASVEVESKIIGKIKNGILVFVGIGKEDTEKDADYLVEKILNLRIFDDKEGKMNLSLLDIKGEILIVSQFTLYGDCRRGRRPSYSNSASPQDAEILYNYFVEKVKKYNIKVETGKFKANMSVKLENDGPVTLLLDSKKVF, from the coding sequence ATGAGAGCGGTAATACAAAGAGTAAATAATGCAAGTGTAGAAGTAGAAAGTAAAATAATTGGAAAAATAAAAAATGGAATATTGGTATTTGTAGGTATTGGAAAGGAAGATACAGAAAAGGATGCAGATTACTTAGTTGAAAAAATATTAAATTTGAGAATATTTGACGATAAAGAAGGAAAAATGAACCTTTCACTTTTAGATATTAAAGGTGAAATACTGATTGTTTCACAATTTACTTTGTATGGGGATTGTAGACGTGGAAGAAGACCTTCATATTCCAATTCTGCTTCTCCGCAAGATGCAGAAATTTTATACAATTATTTTGTTGAAAAGGTAAAAAAGTATAATATCAAAGTTGAAACGGGAAAATTTAAAGCAAATATGAGTGTGAAATTAGAAAACGATGGCCCTGTAACTTTACTATTAGACTCAAAGAAGGTGTTTTAA